The Hippocampus zosterae strain Florida chromosome 2, ASM2543408v3, whole genome shotgun sequence genome contains the following window.
GAACAAATGGGCCTGCTGTGGGATGATTGCATGTCAATCTGAAAGCAAACATTTTGACCTTCTTCCTTCCGTCATTGAACGGCATGAAGAGGAAGCATAATGGTGTTTTTTATTAGAATAGTTAGCCCACTTCTCTAAAGTTAATCATCTTACACCGCCTTCAGAAAACCGGCCTTCACTTGCAAATTTGCTGCAGGCTGTTTTGGAATACGTAGTGCATTATAACACCTCACTCACCACAAACTCCTTGTCCTCATTGTCTTGTCTCTCCAATTTGTTCAGTAGGTTCCTCACGATGCAGGCCTGCTGCTGCTCCATGACTGCATGCTCTGTGTCCATAATAGCCTCAGTTAACCATTCATGTCAGGACATTGATCCACAGGTCTCGGACTATAGGGACACCAAGAGTATTGCAAGGCCTGCTGTCACTGCTGCACTTCTTTATTGCAGTTTGCACGTCAAGGAACTAGAGTGAAAGAAAAAGGAAGTTCATGGTTTCTGTGGTATATCTCACTGGGTCCTAAAGTCACTCGATGCAGTCAGTATTACAGAGGGGAAACGGGAAGAACCAATTCAGAGCACACAAGAGGAGTTTAGGAATGTATAGATTGGGATGCATCGTGAAGATCCTGAACAAATGGATATCTCAGAGCAATGATTTGATTCTCTACAAGTGTGAACATTTCCACTGTTCGTGTATGTACCTCAACTTCGCAATTGCAAATCGGCATTTTAACGGTAGTACAAGGCACATAATAATCATTGTTGAACGAACCAAGCCAAATGATCATATCAACGTTATTTTGGTGTTTTGACCTCTGCGTAACCTACATGTTTACTCTTCATAAGGGTTGATGCGTGTGTAATatttggtgacacctggttgCAGCCTTGTGAACTATCAACAACTTGTACAAACAAATTTTATCATCATCAGATATCATTCATTTGACTGTATTTGGTTGTAGTTGTGGTgtagtgattttaaattgggtAGGCATGATAGACTGATGAAGGGAACGCTGAAAAACATAAAGACATGACATGATTTGAATACCCCCTCTACTCTATCACCATTAATTAGAACCGGTAAAGCCCTCTGACTTGAAAGTtataatgcattaaaaaaaatcataaaaacaaatacaagaggTTGTCCTTTAAACTCTTGCAGTTACAATGTGTAGGCTGAAGTAAATGGGGTTAAAATGAGCTTGCTTAGGTGAGTTGaggtggcacggtggtcgactgatgagcatatccgcctcacagtacagaggtgcaaggttcagttccagctccagccttcctgtgtggactttgcatgttctccccatgcctgcatgggtttcctcccacaaaacatgcacggcagattaatggaactctctaaattgtcccgaagtataattgtgagtgcgaatggttgtttgtctctgtgtgctggcaaccagttcagggtgtaccccgcctactccaGACActtgggacaggctccagcacgctcaaGACTCTCATGAGGATCCGCCGATTACAAAATGATGAAGGTGAGTTGAGGGTGTGGAGCATTATGAGCCCATTTCACAAGGTGCATTAATCAAATAACCCATTTATGACTATACCAACACAAATGATTCATGAACAAAGATAGGAAAGTATTCTTACACATATGCAGTTCATTTTCAATGGCTTAGTCATGTACATGTGTAAAGCAGGTCGGCCACCCAAGTGATTCTCCAAAATGTTGGCAAGATACTGATTCATAAATATGCACTTAAATATTGTAATAGTTGTAGTTAAAGGCTATCCAAAAATAAGATATGACACATGCATCACAATTGGTTTAGTACACTGTGGCATTGTTCCTAAATTTAAAAGTATAATTCTTGGAAATTTATCAGCCTCTGTAACATTGCCTTTATTGCTTTATAGCTCACGATTGATCAAGAAgccccacctaaaaaaaaaagattgggtcAAAATGTACGTCATGCAATCTCATTGCAGTTTATCAAACGTTTGCGGTGAGTTGACAAATCCTGAGCGAGAGGCCGAGTGACGTCGTTGATCAAGTCACGTGGTGTTTATGGTCGCCTCGCCTTTTTCCTGTTTAACATCTTCGAGTTGTAATTCACCATCTTGAAAGCAGCATTTCCGATTGGGACCATTGATGCCATTCGGGTGAGTCAAATCCCCACCGGATTctcttttgtttgtctgttttttttgttttgaccaatTTTTGAACAAGTTACGACGTTGTTGGGCATATTGCACGATCTTTGGTAGCCACAAACCTAAAAGTTAGTTGATGTTTTGCTAGCTGACAGCAACTAATTAAACCTTGCACTGAATTTTCGCAGTTCCGAAGAAATATTTACGACACCACGATGTGTTGTTCAATACGTTTAAGTCAATGTGGTTTAGTACATTTTCCCTGGGTGTTgatgaaataatgaaataattcaAATGTCCATAGAGCTTCTTGCTAGCTAGTAAGTTTGATGGCTGTGTATCGTAGGTTTACCTTTCCTGAATAATAAATTCGTCCTTAAACGCCAAACAACGACCTTTGCCCTTAAAATTCACTCTTATCTGTATCGTATATTTCAACCTTAAATGAACATCGGTTGtcctgtgtgcgtgtttgcgtgtgtcTGTCTTGTGTAAAGGCAtcgaaaacacacaaaagtacTGTTTAACACTTCGAGATGAATTACCAGGGGCTGCTTTAAGTAATTCATCCTTGAGAGTTTCTGAAGTTTACTTTGCCCAGACCAAAACGAAATTTACGCTTTTTAAAACGGTTTTGGGGGGATAGTaccttttttctgtttcaacattattattgtcaagtcaagtcaacagtatttatagagcactttcaaacagccatcgctgcatacaaagtgctgtacttggagcgatttaacatacacaataaacagtaagacgaatccgtaataaaggcggtagaaagcaccaagaagtaaaatcaagaacaaatctaagtcatgttgagtcgaacgccaaataatacaagtgagttttgaggagggctttaaagatgggcagcgaggaggcttaccGAATGTTCAGTGAGAGGTCAttgcagagagagggaccagcaacagaaaaggcttgatcccctctgagcctcagtttagttcttggtacttctaacaaagactggtccacagacctgaggcgccgggcaggtgtgtaggggcggatgaggtcagagaggtaaggtggcgcgagattattcagagatttgaaaacaaagaggaggatcttgaaaataactctaaaatgaatggggagccagtgaagggatgccggaGTAGGAGTCCATTTAGATGATCAGATGAGGGGATTATTTTTGGTGGTGAAACTATACTGTACAATGCTGTTCCCAATGAAATCAAACACACTTgggtattcattcatcttccgtaccgcttgatcctcactagggtcgcggggggtgctggagcccatcccagccgtctccgggcagtaggcgggggacaccctgaatcggttgccagccaatcgcagggcacacatagacgaacaaccatccatgctcacactcacacctagggacaatttagagtgttcaatcagcctgctatgcatatttttggaatgtgggaggaaaccggagcacccggagaaaacccacgcaggcccggggagaatatgcaaactccacacagggaggccggagctggaatcgaacccggtacctctgcactatgaagccaacgtgctaaccactggactaccgggccgccacttggGTATTGTTTGTTGTAACTATTGTTATAGTTGTGCACAGCCTTCTTCCTACTCTcctcacaaacaaaaacaatacttcCTTTCTATAAGTGCATATTTGTCAATTTATATTATAAACCTGACAGTTATGATACTGaactattgtcttttttttaaattgaattttagttTTAACAGATATGTGTCGTCTCCTGGTCTAAACCAATCATGGACGTCTCCTCCTTGTTTCTGCTATCGTTCCATCTTGGCCTTGTCATGATTGCTCAAGGTGAGTGGCAGAGGGTGTTGCAGGGCTATCACCATTAGCATTGTTCTAATCGTTTCTTTTTATGCAATTGCAGCTCAAGAATGTTCCAGACCTACCCTCGGCAACAATATGAACCTGAGGGATGATGACATACTTAAAGATATATTTCCAGATGGGAGCAAAGCTAATCTTGCATGTGCTGTGGGTCACGTGCAAACTGGGGGGAGTCTATCCATTACCTGTACAGCTGGTGCCTGGAGTCCCGTGACACTGGAATGCGAGAGtgagttgttttgtttgaattgatttttattaattgaaatgattttgcaATGTACAGTATGGTAGTGTTTTGTGATTTAAGAATCCTGAATAATTAACCATCATATAAATTCGGGGTTGCATTTTTCCAATGAGGCTATTTGATGTGCATCTCATTTCATAGGGTGGTATACGATTCAAgaaggattctttttttttttttaattaagaggTTTTAATAAATTCAGTGGGATTGCAATTTAATGCACTCAGTTTGAGAAATGAAGCAACTAgtcttttgttgtcattttacaatatGAATGAATACGCCATTACTGTAATTGCCGCAGTTCCTTTAAAGACTATTCGTACCTTAATGTATTTTAAAGTTGACTGATTTGATTTGATGCACTAGCAGCTTTGAAATCAAAACCGATTTTCtgattcaaacttttttttgcaacccacttatctttttattttttactttttttttcagggaggaGCTGTGGTGCTGCAGAGGAATTGCCGAATGGATTTCTTGATTATTCTGAGGGGTTTCAGTTTGGTGACAAATTATATATCAGTTGCAAAACAGGGTAAGAAAAATCATTGCTAACTTTCTGATTTGTGTTGTTGCTAGATTGTATGGAGGAGTACTCAGCCACACGttaggttgggggggtggggtgatcATGGTATTGCAATAGATACTTTATTTGTGCTGTGaaagaaattaaataaaatccgAGATTATAGTATAGTTATAATTTTGTGGAGTGATTTCCCACATTGACGGGAGCAGACCCGTGACTACTGTCTGTCTTGAGACCTCCCATATAGGAATCTGATTTACTCCCTTATCTCTATgatctttatttgttttgttttatttgtacaatttttttcaggTCTGATTTTTGAATTATTTGTCTACTGTTTATGTGCCCAGCAATTGGCAACCAGTGAACAATGGCCAAAATCAGCTGGAATAGACTCCAGTTCACTTGTTGGCCTAACGCGCTTCCAAGCGTTTTTGGAAATGGATAGACATctaattgaattttaacttgtgttttttttttacctgattaGTTACATATTGGTTGGTGAACCTGCCCGCATTTGTTTGGCCAGTGGGAAGTGGAGTGGCCACCCACCATCATGTGAAGGTATTTAACTTTAGTAGCTTGATCAATCATGACTCTGCCAATGACTTTTTACGAGTTGACACTTTTCACTTGCAGTGGTGACCTGTGACCCCCCGCGGGATTTGGCTGAAGGCTCTTTCAGCCCTATACGGGACATCTACAAATATGAAGActttatacagtacatgtgtctCAAAGATTATGTCCTTAATGGATCCAAAGCAGCATCATGTTCTGCTGATAGACAATTCAAACCTGATCCTCCTGTGTGTGTCAGTGAGTGTTGCCTTTGTACCCACCTGCCCATTTTCCAGGATAATCAGAAATCTGATTATTTCTTCTTTCCTGCAGAGGTGAACTGTGTCGAAATCAAAATTGAAAATGCTGAGGTGCTCTCAGGTGCTCGGCCCCCATATGGGCACATGGCATTCGTGACATTTCAGTGCAACTCTGGATACAAGATGGTTGGATCTCCCACCGTGACGTGTGACATAAACAGCCACTGGTCACCAAAACTTCCAACTTGTCAGCGTAAGTCCTTTCAAGATCCCACAGCATGAAAAGGAATCTCACACCGAAATGGAAGGTTTTACTTCATTAAAGATGCATGCAGTCTATTAGGCCACCTGTGTGTTTGTGGTAAACCCATTTCAGTGCTTATGGTTGCACCACGTAGACCTCCATTGACCGACGATTGATGTTAGAAGACAAAGTTTAGCTAAAACGTGGACCATTGTCTCGTGAACGAAATAGACTACCGGTAGTCAATATTTTCACCAAATCTTGAAAAACGTTTCACCCAAAAAGGctgagacaaaatgaaaaaagtcaTACATTCTCTGATGCAGCTTTCACTTGCTCTGTGCATCTCTAAAACCGTTCCTGTTCCGTaaaccaaaatacatgtttgttgagccattaacattgcatcatcaaagagaGCAACCCATTTTCATCACCTTTAACTCGTAAAACTGAACCAATTTTTCACATGGGTTTCCGCCCGACAATGgcgatatgattttttttttaatattaaaaagTTTTCAATTTGCTGTGATTGGGGGGGATTCGTTGAAATATGACAATACGGGGCTGAAGACTGCCCTGAAATTAGTTGCATTTTGCCCCCAAAATTTGAGACGGCGCAAGTAAATttttcatgtaccggtactcgcACATGTGCGACCactacatgtttttttaaaattcttttttaACGTGTTGGATAAAGAAGCATCCGTTTTTCACTGGAGTGTAATTTTCTGCATTCAATGGACACACCCAACATTTGAGAGCACAGTTTTGAAACTTGATTTGAAATacctaaaatgtttgttttcacttttcagGGACTTGAACAGATTTCTACATTAAAGTCCCTCTAACATATTGTCCGAAGTGCTActgttataagataagataagaaaaccattagtctcacaatggagaaatttccaattcacaacagcaaagttatgaaaggaagaggtagaaaaacaaaatataggagctgctgcaaAAGCAGACGCTCTCGAACTAATTCAGTACAGTACTTCAAAAAGGGTTGACGTGACTATTGCGATGGACATGACACATTCTCTTTCTTTGCTTCTACAGGAATAGAAAGTCCAACGACCGCCAAACCTGTTGACAAAGGGACACCAACAGGTACCTGTCTAAATATGGTAGAAAAACGCATGACAAATATTGCTGTTCTTTCTTCAAAGCCTTTAAatgtaattaccggtactttggtTCGGACATGAACCATTTGAGTTGGTGTAAATCTTGGGAAATATTGTTTCGAGCAAAATTGTGCAACATGCATTTTGTGTCCATTTCAGCCATTCCTCCTACACCAGATGACAGTAAGTCAGAGTGTCTTCTGTTTGAAATCGAAGTGGAGTATAATGAGTTGGTGGTAAACTGCTGTTTTGCGCATTTCTGacacaaagcttttttttcttttagaaaaTGGTGGTAATCATTTGGGGATGTCTCTGGGTATTGCGTTTGCAGGTAAGTGTCCATTCAGTGCAATAAGCACATACAACACTCATGTTATTTCAACAAGGTTCTGTATTTATTAGATTGGGGTCTGGCTGTTACATGTATGGTGTGCATATTCTTGAATTAAGTTTCAATTCCAccaaacatggtaaatgaacttCATTACAGTACGTGCAAAATCTAAAGAGGTGTGTGCAGTTTTGATTATGTGGGGTAACAACATTGCATTACTATAGCCCTCCTATCCACTGCAAATGTTTTTGGTGACCACTAACTTAAGGGTTCTGACAACAATATACACTTCAATGGTTATTGTTGCCAAAATAGCCTTAAGCACAGAGTAAATCCCGAGGTTCTCATACTTGTTGCACTGTGAAATTGTTTGTGCGGTATTAGTTTTCAGAAATCTGTTGTTTTATATTGTTGTCGTTGCTCTGCAAGTTTATGCAGA
Protein-coding sequences here:
- the LOC127595908 gene encoding membrane cofactor protein-like isoform X1, whose product is MDVSSLFLLSFHLGLVMIAQAQECSRPTLGNNMNLRDDDILKDIFPDGSKANLACAVGHVQTGGSLSITCTAGAWSPVTLECERRSCGAAEELPNGFLDYSEGFQFGDKLYISCKTGYILVGEPARICLASGKWSGHPPSCEVVTCDPPRDLAEGSFSPIRDIYKYEDFIQYMCLKDYVLNGSKAASCSADRQFKPDPPVCVKVNCVEIKIENAEVLSGARPPYGHMAFVTFQCNSGYKMVGSPTVTCDINSHWSPKLPTCQRIESPTTAKPVDKGTPTAIPPTPDDKNGGNHLGMSLGIAFAVIIGLAIIIIVGCYYCGSLAFINKKSKNGYRKGRSNDVATTDGEGVVLSVRH
- the LOC127595908 gene encoding membrane cofactor protein-like isoform X2, encoding MDVSSLFLLSFHLGLVMIAQAQECSRPTLGNNMNLRDDDILKDIFPDGSKANLACAVGHVQTGGSLSITCTAGAWSPVTLECERRSCGAAEELPNGFLDYSEGFQFGDKLYISCKTGYILVGEPARICLASGKWSGHPPSCEVVTCDPPRDLAEGSFSPIRDIYKYEDFIQYMCLKDYVLNGSKAASCSADRQFKPDPPVCVKVNCVEIKIENAEVLSGARPPYGHMAFVTFQCNSGYKMVGSPTVTCDINSHWSPKLPTCQRIESPTTAKPVDKGTPTAIPPTPDDKNGGNHLGMSLGIAFAVIIGLAIIIIVGCYYCGSLAFINKKSKNGDHRTPAGTTLLEMEREL
- the LOC127595908 gene encoding membrane cofactor protein-like isoform X5, yielding MDVSSLFLLSFHLGLVMIAQAQECSRPTLGNNMNLRDDDILKDIFPDGSKANLACAVGHVQTGGSLSITCTAGAWSPVTLECERRSCGAAEELPNGFLDYSEGFQFGDKLYISCKTGYILVGEPARICLASGKWSGHPPSCEVVTCDPPRDLAEGSFSPIRDIYKYEDFIQYMCLKDYVLNGSKAASCSADRQFKPDPPVCVKVNCVEIKIENAEVLSGARPPYGHMAFVTFQCNSGYKMVGSPTVTCDINSHWSPKLPTCQRIESPTTAKPVDKGTPTENGGNHLGMSLGIAFAAIGKVAPTMWLPQMGREWCSQ
- the LOC127595908 gene encoding membrane cofactor protein-like isoform X7, whose product is MDVSSLFLLSFHLGLVMIAQAQECSRPTLGNNMNLRDDDILKDIFPDGSKANLACAVGHVQTGGSLSITCTAGAWSPVTLECERRSCGAAEELPNGFLDYSEGFQFGDKLYISCKTGYILVGEPARICLASGKWSGHPPSCEVVTCDPPRDLAEGSFSPIRDIYKYEDFIQYMCLKDYVLNGSKAASCSADRQFKPDPPVCVKVNCVEIKIENAEVLSGARPPYGHMAFVTFQCNSGYKMVGSPTVTCDINSHWSPKLPTCQRIESPTTAKPVDKGTPTENGGNHLGMSLGIAFAVTIGLLLAQHC
- the LOC127595908 gene encoding membrane cofactor protein-like isoform X4 yields the protein MDVSSLFLLSFHLGLVMIAQAQECSRPTLGNNMNLRDDDILKDIFPDGSKANLACAVGHVQTGGSLSITCTAGAWSPVTLECERRSCGAAEELPNGFLDYSEGFQFGDKLYISCKTGYILVGEPARICLASGKWSGHPPSCEVVTCDPPRDLAEGSFSPIRDIYKYEDFIQYMCLKDYVLNGSKAASCSADRQFKPDPPVCVKVNCVEIKIENAEVLSGARPPYGHMAFVTFQCNSGYKMVGSPTVTCDINSHWSPKLPTCQRIESPTTAKPVDKGTPTAIPPTPDDKNGGNHLGMSLGIAFAAIGKVAPTMWLPQMGREWCSQ
- the LOC127595908 gene encoding membrane cofactor protein-like isoform X6: MDVSSLFLLSFHLGLVMIAQAQECSRPTLGNNMNLRDDDILKDIFPDGSKANLACAVGHVQTGGSLSITCTAGAWSPVTLECERRSCGAAEELPNGFLDYSEGFQFGDKLYISCKTGYILVGEPARICLASGKWSGHPPSCEVVTCDPPRDLAEGSFSPIRDIYKYEDFIQYMCLKDYVLNGSKAASCSADRQFKPDPPVCVKVNCVEIKIENAEVLSGARPPYGHMAFVTFQCNSGYKMVGSPTVTCDINSHWSPKLPTCQRIESPTTAKPVDKGTPTAIPPTPDDKNGGNHLGMSLGIAFAVTIGLLLAQHC
- the LOC127595908 gene encoding membrane cofactor protein-like isoform X3; the protein is MDVSSLFLLSFHLGLVMIAQAQECSRPTLGNNMNLRDDDILKDIFPDGSKANLACAVGHVQTGGSLSITCTAGAWSPVTLECERRSCGAAEELPNGFLDYSEGFQFGDKLYISCKTGYILVGEPARICLASGKWSGHPPSCEVVTCDPPRDLAEGSFSPIRDIYKYEDFIQYMCLKDYVLNGSKAASCSADRQFKPDPPVCVKVNCVEIKIENAEVLSGARPPYGHMAFVTFQCNSGYKMVGSPTVTCDINSHWSPKLPTCQRIESPTTAKPVDKGTPTENGGNHLGMSLGIAFAVIIGLAIIIIVGCYYCGSLAFINKKSKNGYRKGRSNDVATTDGEGVVLSVRH